A genomic window from Cutibacterium acnes includes:
- a CDS encoding MBL fold metallo-hydrolase, translating to MFIASFITGPFQTNCYLLAREQGSECVIVDPGMGAEEFLGDALRTHHLVPVAIAVTHGHIDHIGSARQVGDEYGIPVLCPRDDRHLLSDPMAGLSDFARPLIEQWYGSTTLREPEQVVDVEPFSHHQFANLDLEFLHAPGHTPGCSMIRTIDAEFGPIVMSGDVVFAGSIGRTDMPGGDPAQMSHSLSDVVWSLDDSTYVLPGHGGPTTMANERLTNPFLGRR from the coding sequence GTGTTCATCGCGTCCTTTATCACAGGTCCTTTTCAGACCAATTGCTATCTGTTAGCGCGCGAACAGGGGTCTGAGTGCGTCATCGTCGATCCCGGTATGGGCGCTGAAGAGTTCCTTGGTGATGCCCTGAGAACCCATCATCTCGTTCCAGTGGCGATCGCTGTGACCCACGGCCACATCGACCATATTGGTTCTGCTCGACAGGTCGGGGACGAGTACGGCATCCCGGTGCTGTGCCCTCGTGACGACCGTCACCTGCTCAGCGACCCGATGGCCGGGCTCTCCGACTTCGCCCGCCCGCTTATCGAACAGTGGTATGGGTCGACGACCCTGCGTGAGCCAGAACAAGTCGTCGACGTCGAGCCCTTCTCCCATCACCAGTTCGCCAACCTCGACCTGGAGTTCTTGCATGCACCGGGCCACACCCCGGGTTGTTCCATGATTCGTACGATCGACGCCGAGTTCGGTCCCATCGTCATGTCAGGAGACGTCGTTTTTGCCGGATCTATCGGACGTACTGACATGCCAGGCGGCGACCCTGCCCAGATGTCACACAGCCTCTCCGACGTCGTGTGGTCCCTGGATGATTCCACTTATGTGCTGCCCGGACACGGCGGACCAACGACGATGGCCAATGAACGTCTGACCAATCCGTTCTTGGGGCGCCGCTAG